atttaacatttattcagAAAAAGATACTAAATAAATTCATTCATTTACCGATATATCCACCAGGAGCAAGGCTTGTGTAGTGTAGGGGCGTTCAGTGCGACCGTTCCAGCTCcaatatcaaaattattttttttttctttttacaacattttttcattttattaaatcagataatactataaaatatgataatataacatattcaattatattgttaataaaaataaatagaatagttattttttaaataattttaaatatttagttttctaacaatatttgttttgaaaaaaaaaattgttaacggaAGGgccttaaaaaaaatttgccCATAGGCCTTGTTTCTATTGAGCCGGCCTTGTACAGGAGAAAAGGATTGTACTAGGTATATAAGTATATTAAACTCCTTACTAGTTTACTCAagttgaaaaagaaagaagtgACGAAGATTAGGAACTCCGAGAACGAGAACGAAGATGTCTAATGGCGGGAAATTTGAACTCGGTGTTGCTTTGAAAGGTaagctatctctctctctctcttcttcttctggcaTTGATTTGAAGGCTGTTTCGTGTCGCATCGAACTTGAATAGAGATGTTGCTTTATTTCGGATTACTATTTCTCTGTTTGTTTTTAACTTCTCATGCAGGTAAAAGGATGTGTGTAACAACGCACAAGGGATCCTCCTACAAGGGGATCGTTGAGAAAATTAATGATTGTGCTCATCATGGAGCAACGCTGCTGCTTGTCGACGGCACAATGCATCGTCTTTTTCGATTCAGTGATATCAAAGAGATAAAAGAAGACACTGCAGTTGAGGTATCAAGAAGTAGTTCCTCTTGATTGTTTACGTATGACATTTGGTaattgatttcaatttttttttaaattggcaTTTGAAATCTTAATGTTTGTTTCTGTTGGCTAGGTGGAGTTGGAGGACCCGGTTGAGAACATTGGTGCAAAGCTTGTTCCTGCTGGCAACCCAATGGACAATTCAGGTTAGTCCTGAGACTCTGGTTCCATTGATGGAAGCTTAGACAATTAACATCAAAACTCTTTGTTTCTTCATCTCTGAATCTCTTTGACTTTGTCTTGTTCCAGGACTGAGATAGTCCAAGAGATCAATGAACATCCTGAGATGAGAGTAGCTCACCAGGTTACGGATCACTTTAGCTTGCAAACAAATGCTATGTGCTAtgtgtaatgtttttttttttttttgaaccagAGCGTTATGTGTCCCTTAGATATCAAACTTGGAATCATTTTGAATAAATTGTCAAGTGTTGTTCTTCAAATTGTCCAGGTTTCAAATAAAGAAACTCCAAAGGATTAAGCATATAGTAAATTTAACAACTAAAGCGTCTTGAATCTTTCAGCATTGCCTTATCTTGGGGGTAAACTGAAGTGGATTTTGATCACAGAATGATGCAAACACAGCTTTTATCACCATCATATCTGATATCGTCTTCTTCACTGCAAGTATAATGAAGAATCAGAGAAATGCTAGTTAACTAACATACTGAAAAGGTTAGAACTCTGATGCTTCAAGATATCAAGAAACCAAAGGAACTGCAAGCAAATATCAGACTAACCTAGACTCGAATTCACGGATCTCAGCAAGTTCTTTCCCCATCACATCCACCCACTGTACCTGCTTCTTCTCCATTCTCTCATCTAAAGCCTCCTTCTTGAGACTGCTTTTCAAGATCTCCCCATGACATTGaccttgctcttcttcttcttcttcttcttctgtacCACAATCTTCTTCTCTAACCTCATTCAACAAACCATCAACATAATGATCATCATTGGCCTCAACAACCGTAGTAGTGGAAAAAGACACTTGAGGAGGCGTGCTCTCCAATCTCTGCGAGCCTGATGTGTAGATGTGAGGAGAAGGCTTAGAGAAGCAGATGAAAGAAGGGCATTGGATCTTACACAGCAAAACCCTCATCAAAACATAGGTTGGTTCTTTGAAACACCCAGTCACCAATCTTGTCTTTGATCAAATAACAAACTTTATGTGCTCAGATTGGAAAGAAAACAGTTATGATTTCTGAAAAGAACATAACAGCAGCAAGGGGTGGTCGAGGAAGAGTTAATAGCCACAGTACATAAACATCTCCTCTTGGATAGAATCCAAAGACCATTTAATTATAAGTTGATCAGATGAGAAACAGATAAAAGTATAGGATTTCAACAAAGATGGTTCCACCATAAAGAAACTTCAAGTAAGAATCTGTAGTGACAATTAGGATTTGTTTTATTAGACTGGTGTTAACAAGCTAGCCGACCTTGTTGGTTTCACACTTGGACCAAAAGGGAGAAACGTTGTTCTTGAGAGCAAGTATGGATCTCCAAAAATTGTTAATGACGGTGTCACTGTTGCTAGAGAGGTATgaatttgataattattttcattGCGTTTTAAAACGGCTTTGGGAACTTAAGGTTATCTTGTGGTTTAGGTCGAGTTGGAGGACCCGGTTGAGAACATTGGTGCAAAGCTTGTAAGGCAAGCAGCTGCAAAGACCAATGACTTGGCTGGTGACGGTACAACCACATCTGTTGTTCTTGCACAGGGTTTTATTGCTGAGGGTGTCAAGGTTTGTACATTCTTCTTTCACCTTCCCTCTGATGTAAACTCAAAAGAACAGTATAATAGTCTGAAGGTGCAAACCCTGTATTGATCACTAGAGGCATTGAGAAGACAGCAAAGGCTTTGGTTCACGAGCTGAAGCTAATGTCTAAGGAGgtaactttctttttttctcttttgtgcTATTTGATCTGTCAATAATCTAATGGTATGCCTTCGGAGATATAGGTTGAAGACAGTGAACTTGCTGATGTGGCGGCTGTTAGTGCCGGAAACAACCCTGAAGTGTTAGGAAATACGCGGTCAAATTTTGCGTAAAACCAGAATTTATGGGAGCGGGAAAAAGGAGCACACACACcaaattgttaacggagttcggccaatgTTGCCTACGTCTCCAGACCTGCTATAGATCTTTTATTATTTACCAGGGAAATTTTACAAGCTCACTACTCACACcccgatcccaaatacactCAGAAATTACTCGTAATttcttaaagaagattttttgtgaaaaaaaaagttttttttttttttttctctctctctctcacgttttttctcttcttcttctcttcttcttctctctgtttttcttgtttgggatgattttccccttctccttcatgcaTGTATTTATAGGAGGGGATTTGTGAGTTGGTGGTGAGTTGGTGTAACAACCAAACTTACCAACCAAAAAACCAAAGAGAAAAAACGTGTTCTTCACCATCACCAACTTGCATGCGTTGATTTTTGACcaacaatctcccacttgaagACTGATTTCAATCTGTCTTCACACCTTGATCAATGTAGCAGGTCTTCTCAGCTTGTTACTCTGACAAGCCAACTGAGGTTGCACACAACCTCAGTTTGTCATACGGCACGACCTTCGTCAACATGTCTGCCGGATTCTTGCTTCCTGGGATCTTCTCAAGCACCAACATTTCATCTTCCAACGCTGATCTGATGAAATGATACCGACGATGTATGTGCTTCGTCCGAGCATGGTAAACCGGATTCTTTGCCAAATCGATGGCACTTTTACTGTCACAGTACAACACACCTTTCCCTTGGTCATGGCCTAGCTCTTCTAGAAAAGACTGTAGCCATATCATCTCTTTTGTTGCCTCCGTTACCGCAACATACTCAGCTTCACAGCTTGATAGAGATACAATTTTCTGCAACTTTGAAACCCAACAAATTGCAGTACCGCCAAAGGTGTAGACATACCCGGTTGTGCTCTTCGTGCTGTCAATGTCACCTCCATTGTCAGCATCAACATATCCCTGCAATCCCGTCTTAGACTTCGTGAAACATAGCGATAAACTTGAATTTTCTTTTAGATATCTGAAAATCCACTTAACGGCTTCCCAATGTTCCTTCCCTGGATTGCTCATAAATCTGCTGACGACTCCCACTGCATGTGCAATGTCTGGCCTTGTACATATCATCGCGTACATCAGGCTGCCAatagcagaagcatatggaactttatccatacatgccatctcatctttcgtCTTTGGAGACTGTTCTCTGGATAACCGAAAGTGACTTGCCAGGGGAGTACTAACTGGCTTCGCGTCATCCATGTTAAACCTCTTGAGGACTTTCTTCACATACTCCTCTTGTGATAGCTTAAGACCTTCCTTGCTCCTACTGATTCTCATCCCTAGAATCTGTCTTGCTTCTCCAAGGTCTTTCATCGCAAACTCTTCTGAGAGTTTCGTCTTCAAGCTATTGATCTCGTGCAAGTATGCTCCTACTATCAgcatgtcatcgacatataggagcaatatcaagtaggactcttcaagCGTCTTGAAGTAACAACAGTGGTCAGCTTCACACCTCAAGAAACCAACGCCTTTAATAAAGCTATCGAACCGTTTGTACCACTGtcttggagcttgttttaagccgTACAAACTCCTTTTTAGCTTGCAAACAAGGCTTTCCTTCCCTTTGATCTCAAAGCCTTCGGGTTGCTTCATATAAATTTCCTCATCCAAATCACCGTGAAGAAATGccgtcttcacatccatttgttgaagatgcagacCTTCTTGTGCTACCAGCCCAAGAACCGTTCTGATGGTCACCATCTTGACTACAGGAGAGAAGATTTCAGTGTAGTCAACgccttctttttgttggaatcccttCACAACAAGCCTTGCTTTATAGTGCTTACTTCCATCAGGTTCTTCTTTTATTCGGTAGACCCACTTATTATGCAATGCCTCTTTCTCCTTAGGCAAATCTGCTAACTCCCACGTGTGATTGGATAACAACGAGTCCATCTCGTCGTTCATTGCAAGCTCCCACTTGATCgactcatcaacttgcatagcttcctcataacattCAGGCTCGCCTCTGTCTGTGAGCAGAATGTAGTTGAGCGATGGAGAGAATCTTAATGGCTTTCTGATGATTCTGCTTGACCGTCGTAACTCCGTGACTGGTGTATATGGGACCACTtcagaatcatcactttcttcagccTCACCACTCTCGTCTTGAGAGATTTCTCCTTCTGCTGTTGCGGTATCCTGTGGCAACTCCGGTGTCAGGATATCTTCTAAGTCAACAGCTCCAGGCTCTTTCCTCTCTGAGCCTTCTCTTAGCTTATCCTTGTACAACGCTTCTTCGTTGAACACAACATTTTTGTTGCGGATGATCTTCCGATTTTCGTCATCCCAAAACCGGTAACCAAACTCCGTGTCACCATAACCGATGAAGTAACACTTTTTAGACTTCGAGTCAAGTTTACTTCTTGCAGCATCGTCAATGTGAACATAAGCTAAGCAACCAAACACCTTTAGATAAGAAAGGTTTACTTTCTTTCCGCTCCAAACTTCTTCAGGGATCTTAAATCCCAATGGTACAGACGGTCCTCTGTTTATTAAGAAGGCTGCGGTACTGATTGCATCTGCCCAAAACGTCTTTGGTAATCCACAGTGCAATCTCATGCTCCTTGCACGCTCGTTCAAGGTTCGGTTCATCCTTTCCGCtattccattctgttgaggcgttccaggaatagtcttctccatcttgatccCGTTATCAGCGCAGTATCTCGTGAACTCGCCGCTGAtatactcaccaccattatcagaccttagACACTTCAACTTGAGATTCGTCTCAACCTCAACCATGGTTTTCCATCTCTTGAAAAACGAGAACACTTCATATTTG
The window above is part of the Brassica napus cultivar Da-Ae chromosome C3, Da-Ae, whole genome shotgun sequence genome. Proteins encoded here:
- the LOC106384298 gene encoding uncharacterized protein LOC106384298, with product SKTRLVTGCFKEPTYVLMRVLLCKIQCPSFICFSKPSPHIYTSGSQRLESTPPQVSFSTTTVVEANDDHYVDGLLNEVREEDCGTEEEEEEEEQGQCHGEILKSSLKKEALDERMEKKQVQWVDVMGKELAEIREFESSEEDDIRYDGDKSCVCIIL
- the LOC106357513 gene encoding chaperonin 60 subunit beta 2, chloroplastic-like — encoded protein: MISEKNITAARGGRGRDFNKDGSTIKKLQTGVNKLADLVGFTLGPKGRNVVLESKYGSPKIVNDGVTVAREVELEDPVENIGAKLVRQAAAKTNDLAGDGTTTSVVLAQGFIAEGVKVCTFFFHLPSDVNSKEQYNSLKVQTLY